The segment CCGAGTCGAAGGGCAAGACGATCGTCATCGTTCTTCCATCCTTCGCGGAGCGCTATCTCTCGACTGCCCTGTTCGAGGGGCTCTAGGACACGCGAGCCGGCGTTTGCGACTCGAGACTGCTCCGTGACTCACTGGCAACCGCCACGCGTGCCTTTCGTCTTTCTGCGGCACGGAGAAACCGACTGGAACCGCGACGGCCGGCTGCAAGGCCGTCGCGATCCTCCGCTCAACGAGACCGGGCGAAGACAGGCGCGCCAAGCCCGCCGGGCGCTGATGCGCTTCGACTTCTCTACGGTGTTTCACAGTCCGCTGGATCGCGCGTACGAAACGGCGCAGCTTGCTGCGGGCGGACGTGGGCTGCCGCTCTGCAGCGTGAACGATCTGGTGGAGTGTGATTTCGGCGAGTTGGAGGGCCAAGCAGCCCAACAGCTGAGGCCCGGCTGGCGTGCCGCCTGGATGGCGGGCCAGACCCTTCGCGGCGCGGAGACCTACGCCGCGTTCCTGACACGGGCGCAGCGGGCTCTGGAGGCGGTTCTGCGGCTCAGCTCCGACGCGACGGCACCGCCGCTGATCGTCGCGCACGGGGGTGTTTACTGGGCGGTCCAGCGTGCACTCGACACCGGCTTTGAGGGCGATCTGCCGAATGCCCTGCCGGTGCTGCATCGGCCGTGCGGTGCCGGCGATTGGGAAGTTACGGCTTTGGCGTCCTAGACCGGGTCTCGGCCCGGTCTAGGACTTGGAGTCCCGGACCGGCCCGAGGTTCGGTCTAGAACATGGCTTCCAGGACCCGGTCCGGCGGCGTGTGGCCGTCGGCGAAGGTCTTGATGTTGATGATGACCTTTTCGCCCATCGCCATGCGGCCCTCAATCGTGGCAGACCCAAGGTGAGGCAGCAGGACCACGCTATCGAGCTTGAGCAGCTTCGGGTTGACCGCCGGCTCGTGTTCGAAGACGTCCAGACCGGCGCCCGCCATCTCGCCGTTCGCCAGCATCCGGGTCAGCGCATTCTCGTCGATCACCTCGCCGCGCGACGTGTTCACGATGATCGCGTGATGCTGCAGAAGCTTGAGCCGCCGCGCCGAGAGCAGGTGATAGGTCGCCGGCGTGTGTGGGCAATTGATCGAGACGATATCCATGCGGGCGAGCATCTGGTCCAGGCTTTCCCAATAGGTGGCCTCGAGCTCGGTTTCGATGTCCTCATGGACGCGGCGCCGGTTGTGATAATGCACCGACAGGCCAAAGCCCTTCGCCCGAAGAGCAACGGCCGATCCGATCCGTCCCATCCCGACGATGCCAAGCCGCTTGCCTGAGATGCGATGGCCGAGCATAGCCGTCGGGCTCCAACCGCCCCAGGCGCCGGAGCGCACCAGCCGCTCGCCTTCGGTGAGCCGGCGCGAGACCGAGAGGATCAAGGCCATGGTCATGTCGGCCGTGTCCTCGGTCAGCACGCCCGGCGTATTGGTTACGGTGATGCCGCGTTGCCGCGCCGTCTTTAGATCGATGTGATCCACGCCGGTCCCGAAGGAGGCGATTAAGCGGAGCTGGGGCCCGGCCTGGCTCAGCACGGCCGCGTCGATCCGGTCGGTGACCGTGGGGACCAGAACTTCCGCTTCCTTGACCGCTTCGATCAGTTGAGCCTGGGTCCAAGGTGTGTCGTCGAGATTCAGGCGCGCCCGGAAAAGTTCCATCATGCGTGTTTCGATGGGGTCCGGCAGGCGGCGCGTGACGACGACCAAAGGCTTCTGAGTGGACATCGGCGGTTCCCGACCGTTGGCTGTGGCGCGGCGGCGTTCGGCTTGAGGTATCAGTCGAAGCACCAGCCTACGGGCTGCTTAGCAAGCCCCGTGCCGCCTTGTCCAGGTTGCTGCGGCGAAGCGGCCCGCGGCGGAGCTGCCGCCCATCCCCCGCTTGACCGGCGCGGGGCTGCGCGGGTAACGGACAAATCATGTGGGGGATCCGTGGTGTGTCGCTTGCGGTGCTGGTCGCCGCCCTCTGTTTTGTCGGGCCGTCGGCGGCCCAGCAGACAGGATCGATAAGTGTGCCTGCGGTCGAGCCGGCGGGCAGTCAGCGAGTCGGGGACTCCACCGGATTACCGCTGCCCCGCTTCGCCTCCGTAAGAGCCAGCGAAGCCAAGATGCGCATAGGCCCGGGTCTTCGCTATCCGGCCGAATGGGTCTACCGGCTTCGCAACATGCCGGTGGAAATCATCCAGGAATTCGACGCCTGGCGGAAAGTGCGGGACTGGGAAGGCACGGAGGGCTGGATGCACCAGTCGCTTCTCGCCGGTCAGCGCACCG is part of the Algihabitans albus genome and harbors:
- a CDS encoding 2-hydroxyacid dehydrogenase, translated to MSTQKPLVVVTRRLPDPIETRMMELFRARLNLDDTPWTQAQLIEAVKEAEVLVPTVTDRIDAAVLSQAGPQLRLIASFGTGVDHIDLKTARQRGITVTNTPGVLTEDTADMTMALILSVSRRLTEGERLVRSGAWGGWSPTAMLGHRISGKRLGIVGMGRIGSAVALRAKGFGLSVHYHNRRRVHEDIETELEATYWESLDQMLARMDIVSINCPHTPATYHLLSARRLKLLQHHAIIVNTSRGEVIDENALTRMLANGEMAGAGLDVFEHEPAVNPKLLKLDSVVLLPHLGSATIEGRMAMGEKVIINIKTFADGHTPPDRVLEAMF
- a CDS encoding histidine phosphatase family protein; translated protein: MTHWQPPRVPFVFLRHGETDWNRDGRLQGRRDPPLNETGRRQARQARRALMRFDFSTVFHSPLDRAYETAQLAAGGRGLPLCSVNDLVECDFGELEGQAAQQLRPGWRAAWMAGQTLRGAETYAAFLTRAQRALEAVLRLSSDATAPPLIVAHGGVYWAVQRALDTGFEGDLPNALPVLHRPCGAGDWEVTALAS
- a CDS encoding SH3 domain-containing protein — its product is MWGIRGVSLAVLVAALCFVGPSAAQQTGSISVPAVEPAGSQRVGDSTGLPLPRFASVRASEAKMRIGPGLRYPAEWVYRLRNMPVEIIQEFDAWRKVRDWEGTEGWMHQSLLAGQRTVIVMADETLLLREPDEEAAGLARLQRGLVARLEACRQDWCAVSASGYRGWLPRTTVYGVFAGETFGG